The nucleotide window TAAGACTATGTCTTCTTCTCAACTGCTCTCTCTTTTTCCCTCTTTCTAACAGTGACCAATTTCTCTATTTAAGGCCTCAACTTTCACTATCTCCTTATTATTAACTTAACAACCATAACTTGCCATAAAAAATTTAGGAATACAATGGCTTCCTTCTACTTAGCTTCTTTCTGCATAATGGTACTGAGTTTTTCAATAACATCTGCTAGTGGAAATAGTGTTCGCAACAAAACATGCATTGATGATGCAACCATCGTATTAAGTTTTGGTTTGTACCAAAACAGCTGCCCAGAAGCTGAAGCTATCATATATTCATGGGTGGAAAGAGCAGTGTCTCAAGACCCCAGAATGGCTGCTTCTTTGCTTCGTCTTCATTTCCACGACTGCTTCGTTAATGCAAGTccactttttctttttcctttttatttgaatagtatattttatgttaaataatattCCATATGTAAAAGCATTTCAGGGATGTGATGCATCATTACTGCTGGACGATACCCCTAATTTTACTGGAGAGAAAACAGCTGCCCCAAACTTGAACTCATTGAGGGGTTTTGAAGTGATTGATTCCATCAAAGCTGATTTAGAATTGGCTTGTCCCCAGACTGTATCTTGTGCTGATATTCTTGCTATTGCTGCTAGAGATTCTGTTGTTATGGTATTATATTATTCCATTTACTACTAACAAAtaagaaggggagccttggcggtAACTGATAAAGTTGCCGTCATGTGACCAGAAGGTCACAGGTttaagccgtggaaacagcctcaaTCGGTCTTGcggaaatgcagggtaaggctgcatacaatagacctttgtggtccggcccttttcCGGATATTACGCATAGCGGAAGCTTATTACACCGGACTGCCCTTTTACTACTAACAAATAAGTAATTCAGAACTTTTCCAATAATGCATGCAACTCCAATATAATTATTGCAGTCAGGTGGTTGGGGGTGGCAAGTGCAAATGGGGAGAAAGGATAGCTTAACAGCTAGCAGAAAAGCAGCAAATAACAACATTCCTGGACCAAACTCTAATGTTGCCACCCTTGTTTCCAACTTTCAAAACATTGGTCTTTCTCTTCAAGATATGGTCACTCTCTCTGGTAAACTTAATTTGAAGGGCTATATGAGGGCTAGATGATATTATATTGATTTAACATATATAAGACTAATTAATGTTTATTATACTGAAGGTGCACATACAATTGGAAGGGCTAGATGTTCAACATTTAGTTCCAGGCTAAATGGGGGTAGCAATTCAGACATGAACTTGGATTTCTTGCAGTCACTGCAGCAACTGTGCTCAGTTTCTGATACAAACACAACACTAGCAAATCTTGATGACATGACACCATCAACGTTCGACAATCAGTACTACGTTAACCTTCTCTCAGGAAAAGGGTTGCTTGTTTCAGACCAGGTCTTAGCAACTGGGGATGGCAATACTAGAGAAATAGTGCAAACTTATGTGGATGTTCCATCTGCTTTTTTTGAGGATTTCAAAAACTCCATGCTCAAAATGGGAAGCTTGGCACCACCAACTGGAACAACTGGTGAAATCCGTGTTAACTGTAGGATTGTTAATCAATTTAATTCTTAAGACTCCATGAAAATCAttactatttttgtaattatgAACTAAATTTCGACGACGCTTATAAAATTTTTTGCGTACCCATACATCAGTTTGTTGTCCAAAGCCATACCGGCTCATCCTCCAAAATAGGAGTCTGGATATTTTCGCAATGCAATGATTTAACATAGCCTAAAGAGGAAAGCAATCTTCACATCCCATTCACagcattctttttcttttctttttttaatcaaAGGAGAAACCACGAACATAACAGAGAGGGCAACTTCCACCCTTCACAAAATCCGAATTTCCCCGATGCATCATTCCCTTCTTTTTTACTTTGTAGGCTAAGCTCAGCTGATACTGAACACAAAATGGTGATATTTTAGGACTGCAATGTGATTTATAACTCGTAGCAAAAAGTCGCAATCGGTGAATGCGACTATCGCATTTAGTGAATGATGACTTATACATCGCAAGCAGCGAATGTGACTTCTAAATCACAATCATAAATGAGACTTATAAACTTATATCTCTAAAGTTGGAAAAAAAATGTTAACGTCGGAATTTTGTGGAATTTGTTTCCTTCGGGTGAGAGATTTGTATTTTCCTTGGTtaaaaacgatgaagttttttttttctgatttcttcaaatataatattttctgtGCTCTTAATTTGGTGTCAGGATTGGCATttcttcttgattttatttttgagattCTAAATAACTCTACTCAAGAGTCAATAATGTTAAAATAGGAGGAATTTTAGTTTTACTCAAGTGACGGAGTGGTACATCATCTGACTATTATTAGGTATGTCGTCACTTATAAAATTCCACGGATAACAGCATATGCGACTTAAAATGCAACCCGACATAAATTGCAATCTGCATGTGCGAGTGAGTCACAATCAGCAAATGCAACTTATAATCGCAATCATTAATGAATGCGACCTATAAATCCCATTTAGTGAATGGCGACTTATTAATTGCAAGCAACGAATGCGACTAATAAATTACAATCATTAATTGAGGCTTAAAAACTTATATCTCTAAAGTTGGAAAAAATATTAACGTGGGATTTTTGCTGAACTTTTCTCTTTGGGTGAGAGATATATTTGTATTTTCCTTTGTTAAAAACGATGAagtttatttttttctaatttcttttggTATTTTCTGTGCTCTTAATTTGGTATCAAGTTTtgcatttcttcttcattttatttCCAGGATTCTGAATAACTCTACTGAAGAATGTTAAAAGAGGAGGAATTTTGGTTTTACTCAAGAAATATTCTATTGAGTAGTATATTACCTGACTATTATTAGGTATGTGGTCACTTATAAAATTCCACGGATGCAATCGCAATCCACATATGCGACTTGTAAATCACAATCCGCGCGCGTATGCAGCTTAAGCGACATAAATTTCAATCTGCATGTGCGAGTGAGTTGCAATCGGCAAACGCAACTTATAAATCGCAAGCGCTGAATGCGACTTATAAATCACAT belongs to Nicotiana tabacum cultivar K326 chromosome 6, ASM71507v2, whole genome shotgun sequence and includes:
- the LOC107794446 gene encoding peroxidase 40-like; this encodes MASFYLASFCIMVLSFSITSASGNSVRNKTCIDDATIVLSFGLYQNSCPEAEAIIYSWVERAVSQDPRMAASLLRLHFHDCFVNGCDASLLLDDTPNFTGEKTAAPNLNSLRGFEVIDSIKADLELACPQTVSCADILAIAARDSVVMSGGWGWQVQMGRKDSLTASRKAANNNIPGPNSNVATLVSNFQNIGLSLQDMVTLSGAHTIGRARCSTFSSRLNGGSNSDMNLDFLQSLQQLCSVSDTNTTLANLDDMTPSTFDNQYYVNLLSGKGLLVSDQVLATGDGNTREIVQTYVDVPSAFFEDFKNSMLKMGSLAPPTGTTGEIRVNCRIVNQFNS